In Chloroflexota bacterium, one genomic interval encodes:
- a CDS encoding DinB family protein: MSLSAPSPQARPSSSTRAIAFSAAAALTASRHGRPAPRARSIMEVKTFIQTSLHLARKDLLEKVSGLSQDALDWHPAPHANSIGFLVWHMARVEDGWVNRLILRKPHLWVSDGWAKRFAMPEDMRDMGYTYTQEQITAWKSPPVSLLLEYSAAVRAATSAFLDGWNPADDGPTVKTGWGKMITVAEVFAQLVWEMNQHGGQVAYIKGLREGLQTPQYMGPLSTP; encoded by the coding sequence ATGAGCCTCAGCGCGCCCTCACCCCAGGCCAGGCCGTCGTCTTCTACCAGGGCGATAGCGTTCTCGGCGGCGGCAGCATTGACCGCGTCGCGGCACGGACGCCCAGCCCCGCGTGCTAGGAGCATTATGGAAGTCAAAACCTTCATCCAAACCTCCCTCCACCTGGCGCGCAAAGACCTGCTGGAAAAGGTGAGCGGCCTCTCCCAGGATGCCCTGGACTGGCATCCCGCGCCGCACGCCAACAGCATCGGCTTCCTTGTCTGGCACATGGCCCGCGTGGAAGACGGCTGGGTCAACCGCCTTATCCTGCGCAAGCCCCACCTCTGGGTCTCGGACGGCTGGGCCAAGCGCTTCGCCATGCCGGAAGATATGCGCGATATGGGCTACACCTACACCCAAGAGCAGATCACCGCATGGAAGTCGCCGCCGGTCTCTCTCCTGCTCGAATACTCCGCCGCCGTCCGCGCCGCCACCAGCGCCTTCTTGGATGGCTGGAACCCCGCCGACGACGGTCCTACCGTGAAGACCGGCTGGGGGAAGATGATCACCGTAGCGGAGGTCTTTGCCCAGCTTGTCTGGGAGATGAACCAGCACGGCGGCCAGGTCGCCTATATCAAGGGATTGCGCGAAGGCCTGCAAACCCCGCAGTACATGGGGCCGCTGTCCACGCCCTAA
- a CDS encoding ribonuclease HII, which produces MPAHHKTVCTFDEELALRAKGLRLIAGVDEAGRGPLAGPVVAAAAVLPDSWIHGPSGEEQPWSLLNDSKQLTAVRRDDLYHLVASSAVTFGVGLVTAEEIDEIGIAPATRKAMAAAIAQLKPQPQALLVDAVDLSHLGLPGKAIIDGDALCKSIAAASIIAKVTRDRLMLEMDARHPGYGFARHKGYGTAEHLRQLRALGPCAIHRKSFSPIRELLLQPRLGV; this is translated from the coding sequence ATGCCAGCCCACCATAAAACCGTCTGCACCTTCGATGAAGAGCTGGCACTGCGCGCAAAGGGGCTGCGCCTCATCGCAGGCGTGGACGAGGCTGGGCGCGGGCCCCTCGCAGGGCCGGTCGTCGCCGCCGCCGCCGTCCTTCCCGACTCTTGGATCCACGGCCCCTCCGGAGAAGAACAACCCTGGAGCCTGCTCAACGATAGCAAACAGCTCACCGCCGTCCGCCGCGATGACCTCTACCACCTGGTCGCCTCCTCGGCTGTCACCTTCGGCGTAGGCCTTGTCACGGCGGAGGAGATTGACGAGATCGGGATTGCCCCGGCCACGCGCAAGGCCATGGCCGCCGCTATCGCGCAGCTCAAGCCCCAGCCGCAAGCCCTTCTGGTGGATGCCGTTGATCTTTCGCATCTTGGGCTTCCCGGCAAGGCCATCATTGACGGCGATGCCTTGTGCAAGTCCATCGCCGCCGCCTCCATCATCGCCAAGGTCACCCGCGACCGGCTCATGCTGGAGATGGACGCGCGCCACCCCGGCTACGGCTTCGCCCGGCACAAGGGCTACGGCACCGCCGAGCACCTGCGACAGCTCCGCGCCCTCGGCCCGTGCGCCATCCACCGCAAGAGCTTCTCCCCCATCCGCGAACTGCTCCTCCAGCCGCGCTTAGGCGTATAG
- a CDS encoding YraN family protein, with product MKERGEFDGANAMTARRKALGDFGERYARERLERFGYRILGAKVRLPSGELDLVAQDGRTTALIEVRTKQSRRFGSGEESITRAKQEKLATLASEYLEAHPEVGDDWRVDIIAIDVVGDGRVVRFAHLKNAVEEPD from the coding sequence ATGAAAGAGCGGGGAGAATTTGACGGCGCGAACGCGATGACGGCCAGACGCAAAGCCCTTGGCGATTTCGGCGAGCGCTACGCCCGCGAGCGCCTGGAGCGCTTCGGCTATCGCATCCTTGGCGCAAAGGTTCGCCTGCCCTCAGGCGAGCTGGACCTGGTGGCCCAGGACGGCAGGACGACGGCGCTCATCGAGGTGCGAACGAAGCAGAGCCGCCGCTTCGGCTCCGGCGAGGAGTCCATCACCCGCGCCAAGCAGGAGAAGCTGGCAACCCTGGCGAGCGAATATCTCGAAGCGCACCCGGAGGTGGGCGACGACTGGCGCGTAGACATCATCGCGATAGACGTGGTCGGCGATGGGCGTGTTGTCCGCTTCGCCCACCTGAAGAACGCGGTCGAGGAGCCTGACTAG
- a CDS encoding RtcB family protein — protein sequence MSKVKLNRLDDYRWEIPQDYKPGMRVPGIVFADDDMMETLKTDPALEQVANVACLPGIVKASYAMPDIHWGYGFPIGGVAATTMDEGVISPGGVGFDINCGVRMLRTDMTLGDVKPKMDKLVETLFANIPTGVGAKGRLRLSSDELDEVMMKGARWAIGKGLGDKDDLAVTEEHGVITGGDVSLVSDRARARGAPQLGTLGSGNHFLEVQAVDEIYEPAIVAAMGITEPGQVTVLIHCGSRGLGHQICDDYLKVMDSAQKKYGISLPDRQLACAPLSSQEGQDYLASLACAANFAWANRQIIAHWVRKSFEAVFEKSWGTLGIRQIYDVAHNIAKMEMHEIDGKRMKLCVHRKGATRSFPPHSRFIPERYAEIGQPVLVPGDMGRYSFIGVGTPEAMGLSFGSACHGAGRQQSRGQSKRELKGHDLAKELREQGVVVKAMTRVGLLEEASSAYKDVAKVMRVAHKAGLVKRVARMRPLGVIKG from the coding sequence ATGAGCAAAGTGAAGCTGAACCGGCTGGACGACTATCGCTGGGAGATCCCTCAGGACTATAAGCCGGGCATGCGCGTGCCCGGCATCGTCTTTGCGGATGACGACATGATGGAGACGCTGAAGACGGACCCGGCGCTGGAGCAGGTGGCGAACGTGGCCTGTCTACCGGGCATCGTGAAGGCCTCCTACGCCATGCCGGATATCCACTGGGGCTATGGCTTCCCCATCGGCGGCGTGGCGGCGACAACGATGGACGAGGGGGTCATCTCTCCCGGAGGCGTGGGCTTTGACATCAACTGCGGCGTGCGAATGCTGCGGACGGATATGACGCTGGGCGATGTGAAGCCGAAGATGGACAAGCTCGTCGAAACGCTCTTCGCCAACATCCCCACAGGTGTCGGCGCCAAGGGCCGCCTGCGCCTGAGCAGCGATGAGCTGGACGAGGTGATGATGAAGGGGGCCAGGTGGGCCATCGGCAAGGGGCTGGGCGATAAGGACGACCTGGCGGTGACCGAGGAGCACGGGGTCATCACAGGCGGGGACGTCTCCCTGGTGAGCGACCGGGCCAGAGCGCGGGGTGCGCCGCAGCTGGGGACCCTTGGCTCAGGCAACCACTTCCTTGAGGTGCAGGCGGTGGACGAGATTTACGAACCGGCCATCGTGGCGGCGATGGGCATCACGGAGCCTGGACAGGTCACGGTGCTTATCCACTGCGGCTCCCGGGGGCTTGGGCACCAGATCTGCGACGACTATCTGAAGGTGATGGACTCTGCCCAGAAGAAGTACGGCATCTCTCTGCCGGACCGCCAGCTGGCCTGCGCGCCCCTCAGCTCGCAGGAAGGGCAGGACTACCTCGCCTCCCTGGCCTGTGCCGCCAACTTCGCGTGGGCCAACCGGCAGATCATCGCCCACTGGGTGCGGAAGTCGTTCGAGGCGGTCTTTGAAAAGAGCTGGGGCACGCTGGGTATCCGGCAGATCTACGATGTGGCGCACAATATTGCCAAGATGGAGATGCATGAGATAGACGGCAAGCGGATGAAGCTATGCGTCCATCGCAAAGGGGCCACCCGAAGCTTCCCGCCCCATAGCCGCTTCATCCCGGAGCGCTATGCGGAGATCGGCCAGCCCGTCCTTGTCCCTGGCGATATGGGCCGATACTCCTTCATTGGCGTGGGCACGCCGGAGGCGATGGGCCTGAGCTTCGGCTCGGCCTGCCACGGCGCGGGGAGACAGCAGAGCCGGGGACAGTCCAAGCGCGAGCTGAAGGGGCACGACCTCGCCAAGGAGCTGCGCGAACAGGGTGTGGTGGTGAAGGCGATGACGCGCGTGGGCCTGCTGGAAGAGGCCTCCAGCGCCTACAAGGACGTGGCGAAGGTGATGCGGGTGGCCCACAAGGCGGGCCTGGTGAAGAGGGTGGCGCGGATGCGCCCCCTGGGAGTCATCAAGGGCTAA
- a CDS encoding archease has product MAYNRLPPTLWRCAIPGFRLIQHTADTGFIAYGADMRELFANAARALFSIVTDVKTIRAAEKRTITAEAVDREALLVAWLNEFIFLFDSEQRLFSRFDVRAVSKTKVRAVVYGERAEPSRHPIKTGLKSATYHQLKITKGPKGYRARLILDV; this is encoded by the coding sequence CTGGCGTATAATCGCCTTCCACCGACCCTCTGGAGGTGTGCCATCCCCGGCTTTCGCCTTATCCAGCACACCGCCGATACGGGATTCATAGCCTACGGCGCCGATATGCGGGAGCTCTTTGCCAATGCGGCCCGTGCGCTCTTCAGCATCGTCACCGACGTGAAGACGATCCGGGCAGCGGAGAAGCGGACGATCACGGCGGAGGCGGTGGACCGGGAGGCGCTGCTGGTGGCATGGCTGAACGAGTTCATCTTTCTCTTTGATTCCGAGCAGCGGCTCTTCAGCCGCTTTGACGTCCGGGCCGTCTCTAAGACCAAGGTGCGGGCGGTGGTCTATGGCGAACGCGCCGAGCCGAGCCGCCACCCGATCAAGACCGGGCTGAAATCGGCGACGTACCATCAGCTGAAGATCACGAAGGGGCCGAAAGGCTATCGCGCCAGGCTTATCCTGGATGTGTGA
- the tmk gene encoding dTMP kinase: protein MATKGLFISFEGGEGAGKSTQVGLLLARLRAHGHEAISVREPGGTPLGEQVRSWVKSVDVAPATELLLFASARAQLVEKVIKPSLERGRIVVADRFADSTVAYQGYGRGLPLDLVESVNKVATGGLMPDITFLLDLPVEAAMERIGRPQLGLESQGKATAGRADEAGQSKFEEAGVAFHRRVRSGFLKLVKAAPRRILLMDAANPGDEIAAAVWQAVEPALKSRQAAEAESKAKPGQSRLI from the coding sequence ATGGCAACCAAGGGCCTTTTCATAAGTTTTGAAGGCGGCGAGGGCGCAGGGAAGAGCACTCAAGTGGGGCTGCTCTTGGCCCGCCTGCGCGCCCACGGCCATGAGGCCATCTCCGTCCGCGAACCAGGGGGAACGCCCCTAGGCGAGCAGGTGCGGAGCTGGGTGAAGAGCGTGGACGTGGCCCCCGCGACGGAGCTTTTGCTCTTCGCCTCGGCGCGGGCCCAGCTTGTGGAGAAGGTCATCAAGCCGAGCCTGGAGCGCGGGCGCATCGTGGTGGCGGACCGCTTCGCCGATTCCACGGTGGCCTACCAGGGCTATGGGCGCGGCCTGCCGCTGGATCTTGTGGAGTCGGTGAACAAGGTTGCCACGGGGGGCCTCATGCCGGATATCACCTTCCTTCTTGACCTGCCGGTGGAGGCCGCAATGGAGCGCATCGGCAGGCCCCAGCTTGGGCTGGAGTCCCAGGGGAAGGCGACGGCCGGGCGGGCCGACGAGGCCGGGCAATCGAAGTTCGAAGAGGCGGGCGTTGCCTTCCACCGGAGGGTGCGCAGCGGCTTCCTGAAGCTCGTGAAGGCGGCACCGAGGCGGATCTTGCTCATGGACGCCGCGAATCCCGGCGATGAGATCGCCGCCGCCGTGTGGCAGGCCGTGGAGCCTGCGCTAAAATCGCGCCAGGCGGCAGAGGCGGAGAGCAAGGCGAAGCCGGGGCAGTCCCGGCTGATCTGA
- a CDS encoding AAA family ATPase, producing MTSLPTQQAVADDLNLLLDALPPHVIKVLKQEPDIGSLLEIVMDLGRLPAARFLNRELALDTQEVTLEDLAYVTGRIGEFGQDNRAGIERTLHRISAIRNRKGKVVGITCRVGRAIFGTIKVIEDLVSSGKSVLILGRPGVGKTTMLREVARVLADQYTKRVVIVDTSNEIAGDGDIPHPGIGKARRMQVPTPSLQHEVMIEAVENHMPEVVVIDEIGREAEALAARTIAERGVQLIATAHGTSLENLMMNPTLADLIGGIQSVTLGDEEARRRGTQKSILERKAPPTFDSLVDILAWNRVAVHEDVAATVDALLRGQAAPPEIRWLDEAGAVQRMEGEAQELRAPSMAVRDHEEEDWRREREPRRQEHHFNGGPKLKVYPYGVNRGRAEQVIRATGLPVEVTGDARRADAIMTTKAQYRNRPQAVRIAEESMIPVVVLRKNTSNQIEDALISLLDARVRKGTEHDETAADPVNEAEAAVKRLLEGEEETVELSPQNSYIRRIQHQVAEKNQLLSRSTGKEPFRRVRLFRTGRQ from the coding sequence GTGACGAGCCTTCCAACCCAGCAAGCCGTAGCGGACGACCTGAATCTCCTTCTGGACGCGCTGCCTCCCCATGTGATCAAGGTGCTGAAGCAGGAGCCGGATATCGGCTCCCTTCTTGAGATCGTCATGGACCTTGGGCGCCTGCCCGCCGCCCGCTTCCTGAACCGGGAGCTGGCCCTGGACACCCAGGAAGTGACCCTGGAGGACCTGGCCTACGTGACGGGGCGCATCGGCGAGTTCGGCCAGGACAACCGCGCCGGGATCGAGCGGACGCTGCACCGGATCTCGGCGATACGCAACCGCAAGGGCAAGGTCGTCGGCATCACCTGCCGCGTGGGGCGCGCCATCTTCGGCACCATCAAGGTGATCGAAGACCTGGTCAGCTCCGGCAAGAGCGTCCTCATCCTCGGGCGGCCGGGCGTGGGCAAGACGACGATGCTGCGGGAGGTGGCGCGTGTCCTGGCCGACCAGTACACCAAGCGAGTCGTCATCGTGGACACCTCCAACGAGATCGCGGGCGACGGCGATATCCCGCACCCGGGCATCGGCAAGGCGAGGCGCATGCAGGTGCCGACCCCCTCGCTCCAGCATGAGGTGATGATCGAGGCGGTGGAGAACCACATGCCGGAAGTGGTGGTGATTGACGAGATCGGCCGGGAGGCCGAGGCGCTCGCGGCGCGCACCATCGCCGAGCGGGGCGTCCAGCTCATCGCCACCGCCCACGGCACAAGCCTGGAAAACCTGATGATGAACCCCACGCTGGCCGATCTCATCGGCGGCATCCAATCGGTGACGCTCGGCGATGAGGAGGCGCGGCGGCGCGGGACGCAGAAGAGCATCCTGGAGCGCAAGGCCCCGCCGACCTTCGATTCGCTGGTGGATATCCTGGCCTGGAACCGGGTGGCAGTTCATGAGGACGTGGCGGCAACGGTGGACGCCCTCCTGCGCGGACAGGCGGCGCCGCCGGAGATCCGATGGCTGGACGAAGCCGGCGCAGTCCAGCGCATGGAAGGCGAGGCGCAGGAGCTGCGCGCGCCCTCCATGGCGGTTCGCGACCACGAGGAGGAGGACTGGCGCCGGGAGCGGGAGCCGCGCCGCCAGGAGCACCACTTCAACGGCGGGCCCAAGCTGAAGGTCTACCCCTACGGCGTGAACCGGGGCCGCGCGGAGCAGGTGATCCGCGCCACAGGCCTGCCCGTAGAGGTCACGGGCGATGCCCGCCGGGCGGACGCCATCATGACCACCAAGGCCCAGTACCGCAACCGGCCCCAAGCGGTGCGCATAGCGGAAGAGTCCATGATCCCCGTCGTCGTTCTGCGGAAGAACACGAGCAATCAGATCGAGGACGCGCTGATTTCCCTATTGGACGCCCGCGTGCGCAAGGGAACGGAGCACGATGAGACGGCGGCAGACCCGGTGAATGAGGCGGAGGCCGCCGTGAAGCGGTTGCTGGAGGGCGAAGAGGAGACGGTGGAGCTGAGCCCCCAGAACTCGTATATCCGCAGGATCCAGCACCAGGTGGCGGAGAAGAACCAGCTCCTCTCCCGGAGCACGGGCAAGGAGCCCTTCCGCCGGGTGCGCCTCTTCCGGACGGGCAGACAGTAG
- the pdxT gene encoding pyridoxal 5'-phosphate synthase glutaminase subunit PdxT, protein MTTIGVLALQGDFAEHAAVLTRSGVDVRGVRLPKDLAGISGLILPGGESTTFANLLEAYGLRDPIRSLAQGGMAIWGTCAGLIALANRVRGRAEAIIGGLDVEVERNAYGRQVDSFETDIHVPALGEGTYHAVFIRAPVIIKVGPGVKSLAALGDGPAIAVRQGNLLGTSFHPELTEDARFHQYFVQLAEESSRRARASIR, encoded by the coding sequence ATGACCACCATCGGCGTGCTGGCCCTGCAGGGGGACTTCGCCGAGCATGCGGCAGTCCTCACGCGCTCCGGCGTTGATGTCCGGGGAGTCCGACTGCCGAAAGACCTGGCCGGCATCTCCGGCCTCATCCTCCCGGGCGGCGAAAGCACGACCTTCGCCAATCTGCTGGAGGCATATGGCCTCCGCGATCCGATCCGCTCCCTGGCGCAAGGGGGCATGGCGATATGGGGCACCTGCGCGGGGCTGATCGCCCTGGCGAACCGCGTCCGCGGGCGCGCCGAGGCGATCATCGGCGGGCTGGATGTGGAAGTGGAGCGCAACGCCTACGGCCGCCAGGTTGACAGCTTCGAGACGGACATCCACGTCCCAGCGCTGGGCGAGGGGACTTACCATGCGGTCTTCATCCGAGCGCCGGTCATCATAAAGGTTGGCCCCGGCGTGAAGAGCCTGGCTGCCCTTGGGGACGGCCCGGCGATTGCCGTCCGGCAGGGCAATCTCCTCGGCACAAGTTTTCACCCGGAGCTGACGGAGGACGCCCGGTTCCACCAGTACTTCGTCCAGCTTGCAGAAGAAAGCAGCAGGAGAGCGCGTGCTTCGATCCGCTAG
- the pdxS gene encoding pyridoxal 5'-phosphate synthase lyase subunit PdxS produces MDKGTPKLKSGLAQMLKGGVIMDVVTPEQAKIAEAAGACAVMALERVPSDIRAAGGVARMADPTVIERIMKSVTIPVMAKCRIGHFVEAQILEAMGVDYIDESEVLTPADELHHVWKHDFKVPFVCGCRDLGEALRRIAEGAAMIRTKGEAGTGNIVEAVRHMRSVQSGIRKAQAMGQDELMAEAKSLGAPLDLLIEVHKTGKLPVVNFAAGGVATPADAALMMHLGAEGVFVGSGIFKSSDPEARAKAVVKAVTHYKDPKILAEVSKGLGEAMSGKDVRTMKPEELLATRGW; encoded by the coding sequence ATGGATAAGGGTACGCCAAAGCTAAAGAGCGGCCTCGCGCAGATGCTCAAGGGCGGGGTCATCATGGATGTGGTGACGCCGGAGCAGGCCAAGATCGCGGAGGCGGCGGGCGCGTGCGCCGTGATGGCGCTGGAGCGCGTCCCCTCCGATATCCGCGCCGCGGGCGGCGTGGCCAGGATGGCGGACCCTACGGTCATTGAGCGCATCATGAAATCGGTCACCATTCCGGTGATGGCCAAGTGCCGCATCGGCCATTTTGTGGAGGCGCAGATCCTGGAGGCGATGGGCGTTGACTATATTGACGAATCGGAAGTGCTGACGCCCGCCGATGAGCTGCACCACGTCTGGAAGCATGACTTCAAGGTGCCCTTTGTCTGCGGCTGCCGCGACCTGGGCGAGGCGCTCCGGCGCATCGCGGAGGGAGCGGCGATGATCCGCACCAAGGGCGAGGCGGGGACGGGGAACATCGTGGAGGCGGTGCGCCACATGCGCTCCGTCCAGTCCGGCATCCGCAAGGCGCAGGCGATGGGCCAGGACGAGCTGATGGCTGAGGCGAAGTCCCTGGGCGCGCCGCTGGACCTGCTGATCGAAGTGCATAAGACGGGGAAGCTCCCCGTTGTGAACTTTGCCGCGGGCGGCGTGGCGACGCCTGCCGATGCGGCGCTGATGATGCATCTTGGGGCCGAAGGGGTCTTCGTCGGCTCCGGCATCTTCAAGTCGAGCGACCCGGAGGCCCGGGCCAAGGCCGTGGTGAAAGCCGTCACCCATTACAAAGACCCCAAAATCCTGGCGGAAGTCTCCAAGGGCCTTGGCGAGGCGATGTCCGGCAAGGACGTGCGCACCATGAAACCGGAGGAGCTGCTGGCGACGAGGGGTTGGTAG
- the pheA gene encoding prephenate dehydratase yields MPTKPKKIAYLGPAGSNTEEAVIVHDPSAERVAFPSVRSATRAVENGEADEAVVAIENSIEGSVVDNLDLLIHDSKLLISKELVIPITHCLLLKPGARAEDVRVVYSHPQALAQCKRYLETRFSRASPVATLSTTAAVAQMMAQLGGDAAAIAPKRSAQIYGAAIFEVGIQDHAGNATRFVVLAQHDAQPTGDDKTSIAFSFAEDKPGQLYKAIGLFATKGINLSKIESRPAKESLGKYFFLIDFDLHRLDPKAQETLESLRAVTSLLKVFGSYPRYRPPK; encoded by the coding sequence ATGCCAACCAAGCCCAAGAAGATCGCCTACCTCGGCCCCGCCGGAAGCAACACGGAAGAGGCCGTCATCGTCCACGATCCTTCCGCGGAGCGCGTCGCCTTTCCTTCCGTCCGTAGCGCCACCCGCGCCGTCGAAAACGGCGAGGCCGATGAGGCCGTCGTCGCTATCGAAAACAGCATCGAAGGCTCCGTGGTGGACAACCTCGATCTCCTCATCCACGATTCCAAGCTCCTCATCAGCAAGGAGCTCGTCATCCCCATCACCCACTGCCTCCTGCTCAAGCCGGGCGCCAGGGCGGAAGATGTGCGCGTGGTCTACTCCCACCCGCAGGCCCTGGCCCAATGCAAGCGCTACTTGGAGACTCGCTTCAGCCGCGCCAGCCCTGTGGCCACCCTCAGCACCACAGCCGCAGTCGCCCAGATGATGGCCCAGCTGGGCGGCGATGCCGCCGCCATCGCGCCCAAGCGCTCGGCGCAGATCTACGGCGCCGCCATCTTCGAAGTCGGCATCCAGGACCACGCCGGGAACGCCACCCGCTTCGTCGTCCTGGCCCAGCACGATGCCCAGCCCACCGGCGACGATAAGACCTCCATCGCCTTCTCCTTCGCAGAGGACAAGCCGGGCCAGCTCTACAAGGCCATCGGCCTCTTTGCCACCAAGGGCATCAACCTCTCTAAGATCGAATCGCGTCCCGCAAAAGAGAGCCTGGGGAAATACTTCTTCCTGATTGACTTCGACTTGCACCGCCTGGACCCAAAGGCCCAGGAGACGCTCGAAAGCCTCCGCGCCGTCACGAGCCTGCTGAAGGTCTTCGGCTCCTACCCGCGCTACCGCCCGCCCAAGTAG